A section of the Anabaena cylindrica PCC 7122 genome encodes:
- a CDS encoding DUF4231 domain-containing protein gives MLLFLKLIDYLLAAVFISAAIILYFDSSNQQYVIVGAGALAVAIFLFLLNRNSVNNARKEAQKTELEKKAEIYTSLLTHGNSLENNTIIPARAKALEYCQDLINDYRGTRNWARNLYYILQISTVILSGVTPILVLVDKLEAGQSWLKWLPVICPALASIVASIVTSFPFQKNAVAANTIVELLEAEQEKFILGITPAYRCYDVTDEAEQQQRISQSVEQFITQVNNIHLQQVQQTEQQDKKKEATTTEVSNSEPTRNEQPA, from the coding sequence ATGTTGTTGTTCTTAAAGCTGATTGATTATCTATTAGCAGCTGTTTTTATTAGTGCGGCAATTATTCTTTATTTCGATTCTAGCAATCAACAATATGTCATAGTTGGAGCCGGAGCTTTAGCTGTTGCAATTTTTCTGTTTCTACTCAACAGAAACTCTGTAAACAATGCTCGTAAGGAAGCGCAAAAGACTGAACTGGAAAAAAAAGCTGAAATTTACACCTCTTTATTAACTCATGGTAATTCCTTGGAAAACAATACAATTATTCCCGCTAGAGCTAAAGCTTTGGAGTATTGTCAAGACTTGATTAATGATTACAGAGGCACTAGAAATTGGGCAAGAAATCTTTACTATATCTTGCAAATATCTACTGTTATTTTGTCTGGTGTCACACCAATTCTAGTTTTGGTAGATAAATTAGAAGCTGGACAATCTTGGCTGAAGTGGCTACCAGTAATTTGTCCGGCTCTTGCTTCTATTGTTGCTAGTATTGTCACCTCTTTTCCTTTCCAAAAGAATGCGGTTGCTGCTAACACAATTGTTGAGTTATTAGAAGCAGAACAAGAGAAATTTATCTTGGGAATTACCCCAGCTTATCGTTGTTATGATGTCACTGATGAAGCTGAACAACAACAACGGATTAGTCAATCTGTAGAGCAATTTATTACCCAAGTAAATAACATTCACCTACAACAAGTACAACAAACTGAACAGCAGGATAAAAAGAAAGAGGCAACTACAACTGAAGTTTCTAATTCTGAACCAACTAGAAACGAACAGCCTGCTTAA